A region from the Coffea eugenioides isolate CCC68of chromosome 9, Ceug_1.0, whole genome shotgun sequence genome encodes:
- the LOC113783256 gene encoding photosynthetic NDH subunit of lumenal location 1, chloroplastic, with translation MAVSSMSLSLASTTTTALTKGFHVPPSKGIISPRPTPFCTLSFITCSRDTIPEEERNCLRRSLLLGVGVLSLNLSSAAALLAQGIPKNYEAFVDKADGYSYFYPSDWRDFDFRGHDSAFKDRYLQLQNVRLSFIPTDKSDVHDLGPLDEVVSHLVNHVYSAPTQVATVMDMQEKNVEGRNYYTFEYVLTSSNFARAAFATIAIGNGRYYTLIVGANERRWRRVRNQLKVVADSFKLLDI, from the exons ATGGCGGTTTCTTCAATGTCACTGAGCTTGGCCTCAACTACAACGACCGCCTTAACTAAAGGG TTTCATGTACCTCCATCAAAGGGGATCATCAGTCCAAGGCCAACTCCGTTTTGTACGCTAAGCTTCATCACCTGCTCAAGGGACACCAttcctgaagaagaaa GGAATTGTTTGAGAAGGTCACTTCTATTAGGGGTAGGAGTGCTATCTCTAAATTTATCCTCTGCTGCTGCCCTTCTGGCTCAAG GAATCCCAAAGAACTATGAAGCCTTTGTGGACAAAGCAGATGGATATTCTTACTTCTATCCATCAGATTGGAGG GATTTCGATTTCAGAGGCCATGATTCTGCATTTAAGGACCGGTATCTGCAGTTGCAAAATGTCAGGTTGAGTTTCATACCAACTGATAAATCAGACGTCCATGACTTGGGTCCATTGGACGAG GTAGTCTCACATTTGGTTAATCACGTTTACTCGGCACCGACTCAGGTAGCCACCGTAATGGACATGCAGGAG AAAAACGTTGAGGGAAGAAATTATTACACCTTCGAATATGTATTGACATCCAGTAATTTTGCTCGTGCTGCATTTGCGACCATAGCCATTGGAAATG GAAGATACTATACCTTGATCGTCGGAGCAAACGAAAGACGGTGGAGAAGAGTGAGGAACCAGCTGAAAGTGGTGGCAGACTCCTTTAAATTGTTGGATATCTAG
- the LOC113782926 gene encoding ABC transporter B family member 20, whose translation MMISRGLFGWSPPHIQPLTPVSEVSEPPESPSPYLENSGDAGPVEVEEEIDAEAEEIEPPPAAVPFSRLFACADRLDWVLMFFGSLAAAAHGTALVVYLHYFAKIIQLLRHGSEPADALFHKFTELALTIVYIAVGVFVAGWIEVSCWILTGERQTAVIRSKYVQVLLNQDMSFFDTYGNNGDIVSQVLSDVLLIQSALSEKVGNYIHNMATFFSGLAIGFANCWQIALITLGTGPFIVAAGGISNIFLHRLAENIQDAYAEAASIAEQAVSYIRTLYAFTNETLAKYSYATSLQATLRYGILISLVQGLGLGFTYGLAICSCALQLWVGRFLVSRGKAHGGQIITALFAVILSGLGLNQAATNFYSFEQGRIAAYRLYEMISRSSSTANHDGTTLASVQGNIEFRNVYFSYLSRPEIPILSGFYLTVPAKKAVALVGRNGSGKSSIIPLMERFYDPTLGEVLLDGENIKNLKLEWLRSQIGLVTQEPALLSLSINENIAYGRDASPDQIEEAAKIAHAHTFISSLERGYETQVGRAGLALTEEQKIKLSIARAVLSNPSILLLDEVTGGLDFEAEKSVQEALDLLMLGRSTIIIARRLSLIKNADYIAVMEEGQLVEMGTHDELINLDGLYAELLRCEEAAKLPRRMPMRNYKETGTFQIEKDSSAGHGFQEPSSPKMMKSPSLQRAGLHAFRTADVTLSSQESPRVCSPPPEQVAENGVPVDVMDKEPSIKRQDSFEMRLPELPKIEVQSAHRQTLNSSDPESPVSPLLTSDPKNERSHSQTFSRPHSEFGDIPIKRKESRDSRHREAPSFWRLVELSLAEWLYAVLGSTGAAIFGSFNPLLAYVIALIVTAYYRDEKHHLRQEVDKWCIVIACMGFVTVVANFLQHFYFGIMGEKMTERVRRMMFSAMLRNEVGWFDEEENSADNLSMRLANDATFVRAAFSNRLSIFIQDSAAVIVAVLIGLLLQWRLALVALATLPVLMVSAVAQKLWLAGFSKGIQEMHRKASLVLEDAVRNIYTVVAFCAGNKVMELYRLQLRKIFTKSFFQGMAIGCAFGFSQFLLFACNAVLLWYTALSIKNHYMTLGTALKEYMVFSFATFALVEPFGLAPYILKRRKSLASVFEIIDRVPKIDPDDNSAMKPPNVYGSIELKNVDFSYPSRPEVLVLSNFSLKVNGGQTVAVVGVSGSGKSTIISLIQRFYDPVAGQVLLDGRDLKSYNLRWLRNHLGLVQQEPIIFSTTIRENIIYARHNASEAEMKEAARIANAHHFISSLPHGYDTHVGMRGVDLTPGQKQRIAIARVVLKNAPILLLDEASSAIESESSRVVQEALDTLIMGNKTTILIAHRAAMMRHVDNIVVLNGGRIVEEGTHDSLMAKNGLYVRLMQPHFGKGVRQHRLV comes from the exons ATGATGATATCAAGGGGGTTGTTTGGGTGGTCTCCACCCCATATACAGCCTCTGACGCCGGTCTCGGAGGTTTCCGAGCCGCCTGAGTCGCCGTCCCCGTACTTGGAGAATAGTGGCGATGCTGGGCCGGTCGAGGTCGAGGAAGAGATCGACGCCGAGGCTGAAGAGATCGAGCCTCCGCCCGCTGCTGTGCCGTTCTCACGGCTGTTTGCTTGTGCTGACCGGCTCGATTGGGTTCTTATGTTCTTCGGATCACTTGCGGCAGCTGCCCATGGCACTGCTCTGGTGGTTTACTTGCATTACTTCGCCAAGATTATTCAGTTACTACGGCATGGCTCGGAGCCAGCTGATGCGTTGTTTCATAAGTTCACTGAG CTTGCTTTAACAATTGTTTATATTGCTGTGGGAGTTTTTGTTGCTGGTTGGATTG AGGTATCATGTTGGATTCTTACTGGAGAAAGGCAAACTGCTGTAATTAGGTCCAAATATGTGCAAGTATTACTCAACCAAGATATGAGTTTTTTTGATACCTATGGCAACAATGGGGATATTGTGAGCCAAGTATTGAGTGATGTGCTGCTTATTCAGTCTGCTCTAAGTGAAAAG GTTGGAAACTATATTCATAACATGGCTACCTTCTTCAGTGGTCTCGCGATTGGGTTTGCCAACTGTTGGCAGATTGCTCTCATTACATTGGGTACTGGCCCCTTCATTGTCGCAGCAGGAggtatatcaaatatttttcttcataGACTTGCAGAGAACATCCAAGATGCATATGCCGAAGCAGCAAGTATTGCTGAACAA GCGGTCTCTTATATTCGAACTTTGTATGCGTTCACAAACGAAACATTGGCTAAATACTCTTATGCGACTTCATTGCAAGCAACACTAAGATATGGTATATTGATAAGTCTTGTGCAAGGACTTGGACTAGGTTTCACATATGGGCTTGCAATTTGTTCTTGTGCCTTGCAACTATGGGTGGGAAGGTTCCTAGTTTCTCGTGGAAAAGCTCATGGTGGTCAAATAATTACAGCTCTTTTTGCGGTCATTTTGAGTGGCCT TGGCTTGAATCAGGCTGCAACGAACTTCTACTCTTTTGAGCAAGGGAGAATTGCTGCTTATAGGCTTTATGAGATGATAAGCCGGTCATCCTCCACTGCCAATCATGATGGAACCACACTTGCTTCTGTACAAGGAAACATTGAGTTTCGGAACGTATATTTTAGTTATCTTTCCCGTCCTGAAATTCCAATCTTAAGTGGTTTTTACCTTACAGTACCTGCTAAAAAGGCCGTGGCACTTGTTGGTAGGAATGGTTCCGGAAAAAGCAGTATCATACCTCTTATGGAACGGTTTTATGATCCTACATTAG GAGAAGTTCTTTTGGATGGtgaaaacataaaaaatctGAAGCTGGAGTGGCTGAGAAGCCAAATTGGTTTAGTCACACAGGAACCTGCTTTGTTAAGCTTGAGTATCAACGAGAACATTGCTTATGGGCGGGATGCTTCTCCAGATCAGATTGAAGAAGCTGCTAAAATAGCACATGCACATACATTTATCAGCTCATTGGAACGAGGCTATGAGACTCAG GTAGGCAGGGCTGGTCTGGCATTGACAGAAGAACAAAAAATAAAGCTTTCTATTGCTCGGGCAGTGCTTTCAAATCCTtctattcttcttcttgatGAAGTCACTGGTGGACTTGATTTTGAGGCTGAAAAATCTGTTCAGGAGGCTCTTGATCTCCTCATGTTGGGTAGATCAACAATAATAATCGCTAGACGGCTTAGCTTGATCAAGAATGCTGATTATATTGCTGTGATGGAAGAAGGCCAATTAGTTGAAATGGGTACACATGATGAGTTAATAAACCTGGATGGGCTATATGCTGAGCTTCTTAGATGTGAAGAAGCTGCAAAGCTCCCACGGAG GATGCCAATGAGGAATTATAAGGAGACTGGTACTTTCCAAATTGAAAAGGATTCTTCGGCAGGTCATGGCTTTCAAGAACCATCATCTCCTAAAATGATGAAATCACCTTCTCTTCAGAGGGCTGGTCTCCATGCATTCCGCACTGCAGATGTTACGTTGAGTTCACAAGAGTCTCCCCGGGTTTGTAGTCCCCCTCCAGAGCAAGTGGCTGAAAATGGTGTACCAGTGGATGTGATGGATAAAGAACCATCAATAAAAAGGCAAGATAGTTTTGAAATGAGACTTCCAGAGCTGCCCAAGATTGAAGTTCAGTCAGCACATCGACAAACATTGAACTCCTCGGATCCTGAATCCCCTGTCTCCCCATTATTGACATCTGATCCAAAAAACGAACGCTCTCACTCACAGACTTTTAGTCGTCCTCACAGCGAATTTGGTGATATTcctattaaaagaaaagaatcaaGGGATTCACGACATCGAGAAGCGCCTTCATTTTGGAGGCTTGTGGAGCTTAGCCTGGCAGAGTGGCTTTATGCTGTTTTAGGGAGCACGGGTGCTGCCATTTTTGGCTCATTCAATCCTCTTCTCGCTTATGTTATTGCTCTAATAGTAACAGCATACTATCGGGATGAAAAACACCACTTGCGTCAAGAAGTGGACAAATGGTGCATAGTCATTGCCTGCATGGGCTTTGTGACTGTCGTTGCCAATTTTTTGCAGCACTTCTACTTTGGCATAATGGGGGAGAAGATGACCGAACGTGTCCGGAGAATGATGTTTTCAG CGATGCTTCGCAATGAAGTTGGATGGTTTGATGAAGAGGAGAACAGTGCTGATAATTTATCAATGCGGTTGGCAAATGACGCTACATTTGTAAGAGCTGCTTTTAGCAATAGACTGTCCATATTCATACAGGACAGTGCAGCCGTTATTGTGGCTGTTCTCATTGGGTTGCTATTGCAGTGGCGGTTGGCACTTGTGGCTTTAGCTACTCTACCCGTCCTCATGGTTTCTGCAGTCGCTCAG AAATTGTGGCTTGCTGGATTTTCAAAGGGTATTCAGGAGATGCATAGAAAGGCATCATTGGTTCTCGAGGATGCGGTTAGAAATATTTACACTGTTGTAGCATTCTGTGCTGGTAACAAGGTGATGGAGCTCTATCGGTTGCAACTGCGAAAGATTTTTACAAAAAGCTTCTTCCAGGGAATGGCAATTGGATGTGCATTTGGCTTTTCACAGTTTCTTCTTTTTGCTTGCAATGCTGTCCTCCTATGGTACACTGCCCTTTCTATCAAGAATCACTACATGACTCTGGGCACAGCACTGAAGGAGTACATGGTTTTCTCCTTTGCAACTTTTGCTCTTGTTGAGCCTTTTGGCTTGGCTCCCTATATTTTGAAAAGAAGGAAATCCCTTGCCTCAGTATTTGAAATCATTGATCGAGTTCCTAAGATTGATCCTGATGATAACTCAGCAATGAAACCTCCCAATGTTTATGGAAGCATTGAGCTGAAAAATGTCGATTTTTCTTACCCATCTCGACCAGAAGTGTTAGTTCTGAGCAATTTCAGTCTCAAAGTCAATGGAGGACAAACTGTGGCAGTGGTGGGGGTTTCAGGGTCTGGTAAGAGCACTATTATATCCTTGATACAAAGGTTCTATGATCCGGTTGCTGGACAGGTACTGTTGGATGGCAGAGATTTGAAATCATATAATTTGAGATGGTTGAGGAACCACTTGGGTCTTGTCCAACAGGAGCCTATTATCTTCTCAACTACAATAAGAGAGAACATAATATATGCAAGGCACAACGCGAGTGAAGCTGAGATGAAAGAGGCAGCAAGAATAGCCAATGCACATCATTTCATTAGTAGCTTGCCTCATGGTTATGACACCCATGTTGGAATGAGAGGTGTAGATCTGACCCCAGGGCAAAAACAAAGAATTGCAATTGCTCGGGTCGTATTAAAGAATGCTCCAATATTGTTATTGGATGAAGCAAGCTCAGCCATTGAATCTGAGTCTAGCCGAGTGGTGCAGGAGGCTCTTGATACTCTGATCATGGGAAATAAAACAACTATCTTGATTGCTCACCGAGCTGCCATGATGAGGCATGTTGACAACATTGTTGTACTGAATGGAGGGAGAATAGTTGAGGAAGGTACGCATGATTCGTTAATGGCTAAAAATGGTTTGTACGTGCGCTTGATGCAGCCTCACTTTGGGAAGGGCGTGCGCCAGCATAGACTTGTTTAG
- the LOC113783409 gene encoding 60S ribosomal protein L23a-like, whose product MAPKADTTKKLDTKAQAAKVAKFVKSGTAFKKKAKKIRTKVTFHRPKTLKKDRNPKYPRISAPPRNKLDHYQILKYPLTTESAMKKIEDNNTLVFIVDIRADKKKIKDAVKKMYDIQTKKVNALIRPDGTKKAYVRLTPDYDALDVANKIGII is encoded by the exons ATGGCTCCTAAAG CTGACACCACAAAAAAGCTTGATACAAAGGCTCAGGCAGCCAAGGTTGCCAAATTTGTCAAATCTGGGACAGCTTTTAAGAAGAAAGCCAAGAAGATCCGGACCAAAGTTACCTTCCATCGTCCTAAGACATTGAAAAAGGACAGGAACCCGAAGTACCCACGCATCAGTGCTCCTCCTAGGAATAAGTTGGACCATTATCAGATTCTCAAATATCCTTTGACTACTGAATCTGCCATGAAAAAGATTGAAGATAACAACACCTTGGTTTTCATAGTTGACATCCGTGCTGATAAGAAGAAAATCAAAGATGCAGTGAAGAAGATGTACGACATAcagaccaagaaagtgaacGCTTTGATCAG gcctgatggaacaaagaaagcGTATGTTCGGTTGACTCcagactacgatgctttggatgtggcaaacaagattggaataatatga